In Ursus arctos isolate Adak ecotype North America unplaced genomic scaffold, UrsArc2.0 scaffold_29, whole genome shotgun sequence, the following proteins share a genomic window:
- the TBCC gene encoding tubulin-specific chaperone C — MGEENKAGADVSVSGQSEDALVGGLTEGAPGGSKVGERKLEVKMESANCSAAAANGAVGSQRDRSLVPERLQRREQERQLEVERRKQKRQDQEVEEEKSDFFAAAFARERAAVEELLESGESMEQLEEAAARLQGLQKLLNDSVLFLAAYDLRQGQEALTRLQATLAERRQELQPKKRFAFKTRRKDAASATKVDAAPGAPAAEGILPSPPPPKEEGGIGSSFVFGFSNVESQVLEKRAEELHQRDVLLTELSKCTIKLYGNPNTLRLAKARSCTLLCGPVSTSVFLEDCSDCVLAVACQQLRVHTTRDTRIFLHVTSRAIVEDCSGIQFAPYTWSYPGIDKDFEGSGLDRSKNNWNNVDDFNWLARDMASPNWSILPEEERMIHWD, encoded by the coding sequence ATGGGCGAAGAAAATAAGGCCGGGGCTGACGTAAGCGTGTCCGGCCAATCAGAGGACGCGTTGGTGGGAGGCCTCACGGAGGGCGCGCCCGGAGGAAGCAAGGTAGGAGAAAGGAAGCTTGAAGTCAAGATGGAGAGTGCTAATTGCTCTGCCGCTGCGGCAAATGGGGCCGTGGGTTCGCAGCGGGACCGGAGTCTGGTGCCTGAACGGCTTCAGAGACGAGAACAAGAGCGGCAACTGGAGGTGGAAAGGCGGAAGCAAAAGCGGCAGGaccaggaggtggaggaggagaagagcgACTTTTTCGCCGCCGCCTTCGCTCGGGAGCGAGCGGCCGTGGAAGAGCTTCTGGAGAGCGGGGAATCCATGGAGCAGCTGGAGGAGGCGGCCGCTCGGCTCCAGGGCCTGCAGAAACTTCTCAACGACTCGGTTTTGTTCCTGGCCGCCTACGACCTGCGGCAGGGACAGGAGGCGCTGACGCGGCTGCAGGCGACACTGGCCGAGCGGCGCCAGGAGCTGCAGCCCAAGAAGCGTTTCGCTTTCAAGACCCGGAGGAAGGACGCTGCTTCGGCCACCAAAGTCGACGCAGCCCCTGGCGCCCCGGCCGCGGAAGGCATCCTGCCCTCTCCGCCGCCACcgaaggaggagggaggcatcGGCTCCAGCTTTGTCTTCGGCTTCTCCAATGTAGAGTCCCAAGTCTTGGAGAAGCGAGCGGAGGAGCTGCACCAGCGCGATGTCCTTTTGACCGAACTGAGCAAATGCACGATCAAACTGTATGGCAATCCCAACACCCTGCGGCTGGCCAAAGCCCGAAGTTGCACGCTGCTTTGCGGCCCTGTGTCCACCTCTGTATTCCTGGAGGACTGCAGTGATTGCGTGCTGGCCGTGGCCTGCCAACAGCTCCGCGTACACACTACGAGAGACACCCGCATCTTCTTGCACGTGACTAGCAGGGCCATCGTGGAGGACTGCAGCGGGATCCAGTTCGCCCCTTATACCTGGAGCTACCCGGGCATCGACAAGGACTTCGAGGGCTCTGGTTTAGATAGGAGCAAAAATAACTGGAACAACGTCGACGATTTCAACTGGCTGGCCCGGGATATGGCCTCCCCAAACTGGAGTATTCTTCCTGAAGAAGAGCGAATGATCCATTGGGACTAA